The window GACGCTGCACTACGAGACGCCCGATCCCGAGTGCGACCTCGACGTCGTGCCGAACCACGGCCGGGAGGCAAAACTCCGCCACGTGCTCAGCAACAGCTTCGGCTTCGGCGGAATCAACGCCTGCCTCGCGCTCGGGAAAGTATAGGTCCTCGAAGACTTATCGGACTTATAAGTCCCATCGCCGTGACACCTGCCGAAATCACTCCCCTGTTCACCGCCGCGCTCTTCGCCGGCGCCATGAACGCGCTCGCCGGCGGCGGCACCGTGCTCACCTTCCCTGCGCTGCTTGCCTTCGGCATGCCCGCCATCCAGGCCAACGCGACCAGCACACTCGCGCTTCTCGTCGGCATGCTCGGCAGCGTCTACGGCTATCGCCGCCAGATTGTCGTCGTCGCCCCGCTCATCAGCCGTTTTGGCGTCCTCAGCGTCGTGGGCGGCCTGCTCGGCGCGCTTCTGCTCACCCACACGCAGGAAAAAACCTTCGCCGCGCTCGTCCCCTTCCTGCTGCTCTTCGCCACCGCCCTCTTTCTCGCGAACAACGCCCTGCGCCGCATCATCCGGCTCGATCCGCTCGCCCGGCCGGCGGATCTCCTCCACAGCCGCCGCATCGGGCTCGCCTACGCCTTCCAGTTTGCCGTCGCCATCTACGGAGGCTATTTCGGCGCCGGCATCGGCATTCTCATGCTCGCCTCACTCGGCATCCTCGGCATGCATGACATCCACGAGATGAACGCGCTGAAAACCGTGCTCGCCGCGCTCATCAACCTCGTTGCTTCGATTTACTTCGTCTGGGCCGGGCTCATCGTCTGGCCCGAGGCCCTGGTCATGACCGCGGCCTCGACCCTCGGCTACTTCGGCGCGGCGCATTTTTCCCAGCGCATTCCGCAGACAACCGTGCGCCACATCGCCGCGGCCATCGGCCTCGCCATCAGCGCCTGGCTGCTCTGGAAGCAGTTCGCCTGATCGTCGCCGCTACTCCTCGCGGACGACCGTCACCTTGCGCGTCACGCTCTGGCCCATGCCATCGGCGCACAGCAGCGTGATCTTGTTCTTCCCCACCTTTTTCAGCGGCACCTTCAGGGTCCACTTTCCCGCCTTCACCTTGGCTTTCTTGCTCTTGAAGGAAACCGTCAGCGGCAGCAGCGAAGTCGCATTGCCCGTGAGCTTGAAAGACGTCTTCGTCGTTTTCTTCTTCCCGCCCTTCACGTTCAGCACCGGCGGCGCCGCGGTATCGAAAGCCATTCCCGAGAGCGCCACGCCCGGGACGGTCGCGGCCAGGGACGTCACTCCCGTCGTGGTATTCAGCCGGTAGAGACTCGTCCCGCCCCCGGTTCGCAGGCCACCAAAGACCAGGCCGGCCCCGTTCGTCGCCATCAGATTGCTGAATTGCGTCGTCGCTCCACTCAACGCCGCCACCAGCGCGCTCATCGCGCCGGTCGCCGGATTGACCGTGA of the Chthoniobacterales bacterium genome contains:
- a CDS encoding sulfite exporter TauE/SafE family protein, which codes for MTPAEITPLFTAALFAGAMNALAGGGTVLTFPALLAFGMPAIQANATSTLALLVGMLGSVYGYRRQIVVVAPLISRFGVLSVVGGLLGALLLTHTQEKTFAALVPFLLLFATALFLANNALRRIIRLDPLARPADLLHSRRIGLAYAFQFAVAIYGGYFGAGIGILMLASLGILGMHDIHEMNALKTVLAALINLVASIYFVWAGLIVWPEALVMTAASTLGYFGAAHFSQRIPQTTVRHIAAAIGLAISAWLLWKQFA